Sequence from the Macaca thibetana thibetana isolate TM-01 chromosome 20, ASM2454274v1, whole genome shotgun sequence genome:
tcaggtgatttttctgccttagcatcctgagtaactgggattataggcatgtaccaccatgcccagttaatttttgttagtgtggtagagacaggattttgccatgttgcccaggcttaatgtttctacctttttaaaagaaaagaaaaaaaacttgagaattatgtatttatatttctcatatacctgcctggtttattttgaaaaatggttttttaaaatcttgtctaATACTCTTAAATTTCAGTGCTATACGTATCGGTCACATTGGAATGCAAATTGAGCACATCATTGAAAACATTGTTGCTGTCACCAAAGGACTTTCAGAAAAATTGCCAGAGGTACAGTATTGTAGGAGCATCAATTGATTgttcatttaaaagaaacaaagtatatGTAGATGATTgttcatttaaaagaaacaaagtatatGTAGAGGATGttactcttttctttgtttcagaaGTGGGAGAGCGTGAAACTCCTGTTTGTGAAAACTGATAAATCGGCTGCGCTTCCCATCTTTTCCTCCTTTGTCAGCAATTGGGATGAAGCCACCAAAAGATCTATGCTTAATAAGCGGAAAAAAGTTAGTagaattttaaatacttataGAATGAATAATGAAGGGTGTAAACTCAGTCCCTAGGAGAGAGAGGTAGACCATCATCCCTGCCTGACTTTCCAGTTGTCTTCTGGTTTTCTGGTGGTTATGCTTTTGTCACTTTACATGAAGTAGTTGATATTAGTATCAGTAATGCATGTTAAGATAGAAATATCTTGTATTTATTGATAAATTGGGtgtgtttttaacttttgttaGATCCAGTGCTTGCTGATTTTGTTTagagagacagtgtctcactctgttccccgggctggagcacagtgacgcAGTCAAGgcttactgaagccttgacctcctggggtcagACAATCCTGtgtcagccttccgagtagctgggactacaggcatggtccaccacgcccagctaatttttcatttttttttttttttgtacagacatggtctccctgtttctcaggctgatcttgaattcttgtgctcaagcaatcggcctgccttggcctcccaaaatgctgggattacaggcaagagctactatgcctggcctggATTAACTGGCTTTTGAGGGGGCCTGAGTTAAGTTCTTACCACATATTTCCAGTCGTAGATAACATCACCATACgtctaaataaagaccaaaacgcttaaaacattgaaataaatgtgagatatatatacatttgaaacagtaataaaaggGATTGACATAATTATTTACCCAGTTATTCCCATCCAGGGTTGTAGGTGGCTGGAGTTTAATCTTGACAGCTCAGGGAAAAGAGtgacaggcacgagccacccCTAGAAAAGGCGCTGTTTGATCACAGTACAAACTCGTACACCCGCATTCATGGGGACTGGGCCTAGGGATGATTTCAACACACCAGTTCACCTGATGTGCACACACATGGGTATGGGAGATTATGCTCACAGATACCTCCTGGGCTTGGTTTGTAGGTTTTCAGTATTACTTGTACTCTAGCAAAAGAAGCttttggaaggaaagaaaatttaatttttgctaTTTGTTAGACTGATCTCCTAGTGTTTCTCTTTTTAGCCATGTTAAGTGTGtccaatgaatttttaattttgtttttgagacagttttgctctgtcgcccaggctggagtgtagtggcatgatctcagctcactacaacccctgccTTCCAAGTTCAGATGATTCTCTGTGCCTCACcgtcctgagtagttgggactacaggcacgcatcaccatgcccagctaatttttgtgtttttaatagagatggggtttcaccatgttgaccaggctgatctcgaagtcctgacctcaagtgatcctcctgcctcagcctccctgagtgctgtgattacaggcatgagccaccacgcccagctgaggaTTATTCTTTACACTCTCTAAACCATACTGTGTTTCACAAAAGTCTCTTAACTATATGCTTTAGATAGTCAGATTCTGAAATGCCAGTATATAATTTACTGCGTAAAATGCATGTTTGGCTGTGAGTCAAAAACTGCGGTTGAGGTTCCAGTGCTGGTTAAGGAGTTTGTTCTTTGTACAGATCAAGGTCCATTCAGGGGCTTATGGATAATCAAAACTGCAAGTGGTAAATCTATGCCGTTTGTTAACCAGCAGAACTGTTCCTGCTAAAGTGTTTGTATGGTGTTTTTTGGTAGGAGGCAAGGAGAAAacgaagagagagaaattttgaaaaacaaaaggagaggaaaaagaagaggcagGCTAGGAAGTCTGCATCAGTTCTTAGTAAAGATGATGTGGCACCTGAAAGTGGTGATACTACAGTGAAGAAACCTGAATCGAAGAAGGAACAGACCCCAGAGCATGGGAAGAAAAAACGTGGCAGAGGAAAAGCCCAAGTTAAAGCAACAGATGAATCCGAAGATGAAATTCCACAGCTGGTACCAATAGGAAAGACGACTCCAGCTAATGAAAATGTAGAggtattgttttaatatttactgtTCATAATGGATTGGTTTAGTGGCTACTGTGTCAGGCAGGTACTGTGCTGATGAAAAATACTAGAGTGAACCCAAAGAACAATGAAAGTGATTATCATATgatttattgtactttttttcttttcttttttttttttttttttttgagatgaaatcttgttatattgcccagactggtcttacaCTTCTGGGGTCAAAACAGTCATCCCACcccggcctgccaaagtgctgagattacaagtgtgagtcaccacacctagccccaaccagttggctttttttttttttttttttttttttttttttgctttggttttttttgaacATGGAgcctcaatctgtcacccaggctggagtgcagtggtgtgatctcagctcactgcaacctctgcctccctggttcaagcaattctccttcctcagcctgccaagtagctgggattataggcgtataccaccacacccagctaatttttgtgtttttagtagagacggggttttgcacGTTGactaggcttgtctcgaactcttggcctcaggtgatccgcccgcctcagcctcccagagtgctgggattacaggcatgaaccaccgcacccagccaccagTTGGCTTTTACACAGAGAATTTGGGAACCCCTGCCCTACACCATGTGCCAGGGATGTGCAGCTACAGTTGGAGGACTCAGGATTTGCTCCCATGTGTGTCTGCTGTGCTCCTCATGGTGCTTCCAGGAGTCCCTCCCCTCAGTCGTAGGGAAAGGTGGTTTTCCTCTGACTGGACCAGGAAGACCTCTGGGTcttcacaattcttttttttttttttttttttttttgagacaaggtctcactttgttgcccaggctggagtgcagtggcatgatctcggctcacagcagcctccacctttcaggcccaagcaattctcatgcctcagcctcttgagtagctgggattacagataagtgccaccatgcccggctactttttgtatttttagtagagacggggtttcaccatgttgaccaggctgctcttgaactcttggcctgaagtgatccacctgcctcagcctcccatagtgctgggattacagacctgagccactgcacctatcCCTCATTCTTAATAGTGAAATACAGCTTATCTCTGTCATCATACTGAGGTGTACCTTTTGGGGGTTAACTAATAAAAACAGTACCTTGGCCATGTGCTGAAAAAAAGtaacttggccgggcacagtggctcacgcctgtaatcatagcactttaggaggccaaggcaagtggatcaccttaggtcaggcgttcgagaccaacctggccaacatagtgaaaccctgtttctactaaaaataaaaaaaatgagcagggcgtggtggcacgtgcctataatcccagctactcgagaggtggaggttgcagtgagctgagatggtgccattgcactctagcatgggcagcaagagcgaaactccgtctcaaaaataataaaaataaaaacagtaactcCTGGAGTTAGAGTGTCAGGTGTTGTGGCTTTTTCTgtattaaactttcttttttttttcctagattcaAAAACATACCACAGGAAAGAAGTCTCCAACAAAGAGTCCTAATCCCAGTACACCTcgtgggaagaaaagaaaggccttGCCAGCATCTGAGACCCCAAAAGCTGCAGAGACCCCAGGGAAAGGCCCAGGGAAGAAGCAAAAGATCAAAGAAGAGgcagtgaaggaaaaaaatccttcaCTGGGGAAAAAAGATGCGAGACAGACTCCAAAAAAGCCAGGGGCCAGGTTCTTCACCACTCTTAGTAAATCTGTGAGAAAAGCTTCCCACACCCCCAAAAAATGGCCCAAAAAACCCAAAGTACCCCAGTCGGCCTAAAGTCAGTGATTCAGCCGGAAGGAAACTTCAGAGCTGCCTCCAGAGCTTCTTAGAAATACTCAGCTCTTGACCCCCTTTATAAGTAACCTTCTGCAAACGTCAGGCCTGGACTTCgattttttaaaacctccatAAGTAGtccaggcgcggtgcctcatgcctgtaatcccagcacttcaggaggtcgaggcgggtggatcataaggtcaagagattgagaccatcctggccaacatggtgaaactccgtctctactaaaaatacaaaaattaattgggcatggtggtgagcgcctgtaatcccagctactagggaggctgaggcaggagaattgcctgatcctgggaggcagaggttgcagtgagccgagattgagccactgcactccagcctgatgatagaacgagactccatctcaaaaataaaaataataaaacctccATAAATAATTTTGACACATGTTCCTGggtataataatatatttttaaattgtccttCTGTGTATTTGCTAATACAATAGAGGAAAAATAGAGTGCTTCTCTGTGGTggttcagcactttgggaagccaaggtgggaggattgcttgagcccaggagtttaggactatcctgggcaacttggtgaaaccccatctctacaaaagaaaaaaaaatagtgtggcatggtggtgtgcacctgtgctcccaggctgaggtggaaggatcaagTGAGCacaagaggtcgaggctacagtgagccaccatcaccccactgtgctccagcctgggtgactgtgagattccgtctcagaaaaaagtaTAACGTTGCTTTGCTTCTGAGTAGACACACTGTTGGCTTTCCAAATCACGTGGGTCTGACTGGAGGTCTGTGATGTGACCCATCACATACATTTGTGGTCATCCCCAAAGTGGCCCAGTGAGGGCCTCGCTGTATGAGAATACAGCTACAGAATTCAGGAGAAGCATGAGTTTCTTGGCTCTCATGCTGAGTTTGTTGGTCTAAGCTTATGAGTCACTGGATTAGCATCCATATGGGAAGGGAAATTAACATGGAGTCATTTATACAGGCACTGAATTGAATCCTACCTACTGGAGGCAAGAACGTGATTTATCTTCCATAAGCCTTCCCCTCTTCCTCGTTATTCCTCAGTCCATATGGACTTGCTTATATATGACAACTCCAAGGAAACTTGGAAGAGTAGACTACTGAAGTTTCCACAATTGTCAAGTATATTCTGAGGCGGTAAACTTTTTAGGTACTCGGCCTTTCACTGGTTGTGAATTGGTATGCATCTGTAGTAGTAAGTTACAGATTCACTGCAGTGCAGGAATGTGCTTGCATGCAAAAGACTGAACTGCTTTCAGAGATGATGTgggtgccaggtgcagtggctcacatctgtaaccctgTTGgagtgatcagacccaacaccaggtcgtgGGGGTGACGAAGTCTGGCGgagtcaaaggattgagaaaaaatttgagagagagaaaagtgggaCCGGGGACCATCGCCATCGTGGAGGCTGCGAAGGCCCTGAGCACTGGGAGCCCATGCTGttattggtaatccaacaaagaaacaggtggtgagaatgtggaggtgGAAAGGGCGCGTTGCATTAAGCACATGatttacagctgtgatggtttagcatttgttctgctacttgagataatggagaGCAGGTTGTTTTAACTGAAGATACAATTGATCCTGGGAGaacaaggagccagcaagtctagacacgtTCCAGAGCCACAACCCCTGGATTCTATCCAAGCCACGAGGGattttatgccctgggcttagattaTGGCGCATCAGGGTAGCCTTCCACCCTTTAGCACAGAGCTTGATGTTCCAAAGGCCACaaggggttttagaccctggaccccggacatgttccaagactcttaCATTgtgtcagacatgcaagccctgcctcagcttctcccaacactcagcttttcccaacataatcccagcacttggaaggctgggtggattgcttgagcctaggagtttgagaccatcctgggcaacatggcaaaaccacatctctaccaaaaataagctgggtgtatttggcacatgcctatggtcccagctacttgggaggctgaggtgggaggactgcttgaacctgggaggtagaggctgcagtgggccatgatcacgatcttgtactccagcctgggcaacagagacaatCCCTGGCCTGCCGCCCCCTCCCCTGgcctagtctcaaaaaaaaaaaaaaaattctgggcatggtggctcacatctgtaatcccagccatggctggcagatcacttgaggccaggagatctgagatcagcctggctaacatggtgaaaccccatctctactaaaaatacaaaaactagccaggcgtggtgggaggcctgggatcccagctacttgggaggctgaagcaggagaatcactttaacccaggaggtggaggttgcagtgagccgagatcacaccactgcattccagcctgggtggcagagcaaaacggagtaaaaagaaaacagatctgTAGCTCTCCCTCAAGTTAGAGGAGTCTAGCCTGCTTTTGgctttttgggggggggtggggggggcgggtGCGGGCAGTGGGGGAGATGGTCttactgtttcccaggctggagtgcactagtgcCATCACAGTtccagcctcaatctcctgggctcaaggccatcctcccacctcagcctcccaagtagctcagactacaggggcatgccatcacacctggctaatttttacgtatgttgtagagatgggttttccctGTATTCCcgaggctggccttgaactcctgtcctcaagtcctcctgcctcagcctcccgaaatgttcagattacaggcgtgaggcaccatgcccaacCTGCTTTTGCATTTTAGTAACACGAATTgtaatgttaactttttaaattatgaaaccctctaaaatataaaattatttgtaaccCCACTGTCCTTTCAGGCTTCTATAaatgaatatacatttaaaatgtggaCGTTTAGGTTAATTGATTCGTTTTCCATAGAAACTAGGTTCTATGGTTAGATAGACTTGTTTCACTTAAAGATCTGATTTGTGTAGGACAAATCCACATACATAATCATGCCAGTCTGTTCTCTGCATGACATAATTTTCCAGCAATAGCTGTGTGGGTTTTGTAATCGTATCCTCTAGCCAGTTCAAGATTTTGCAACACTATGTGATTCTTTGCCCCGTAGTTCAGTCTTGTTGAATATGACACAGGTGTTTACCTTCCTGTTCTTGCATCTAGTTTCATTCTAATAATATTCTCTGTTGAAAAAGCCGGCTTCAATTTATTGAGCAAGATGCTGGTATTATCATCTAACATAAAGCTTATCTTtatataataaagtgttgacAAATGTAATGAATActgtactaaaagtaaaaaacaatggTTGTGTATGGTTTCTACTGATTATGTATCACTTTTAtaccatcataaagttgaaaaatcataaagttgaatcatctttttttttttttttttttttgagacggagtctcgctctgtcacccaggctggagtgctgtgtccggatctcagctcactgcaagctccgcctcctgggttcacgccattctcctgcctcagcctcctgagtagctgggactacaggcgcccgccacctcacccggctagtttttttgtattttttagtagagacagggtttcaccgtgttagccaggatggtctcgatctcctgacctcgtgatccgcccgtctcggcctcccaaagtgctgggattacaggcttgagccaccgcgcccggcccaagttgAATCATCTTAAGATGGGTATGTTCTGTACTAGGTTTCCAAGGCTTCAGAAGTGTTGCATACACATTCCTAGCCAGCTGATAGTGCTAGGAGCTGATAGTAGTCTCCCCGGGGGCTAAGAGGAGGACCATAAATCTCTACTATGGTATATGATGCTCTTGTGTGCTCTTGTGGGCAAAGTATGAGGCTGATATTTCATTGTTGGCCCTGGGTTTCTGGAATCCATCCTCTTCACCAGGGAGATTTAATGAACGAAATGAGATCTGATGGGAGAAATTCTAGTGTAACATTTTTGTTCTGAAGGAAGTAATTGAGttttagttcatttgttttttcaggaatcataataatttaaatttcattttacatgCCATGAATGTAAGTCAATCCAACTGCTAAACATCAcattgtggctgggcgcggtggctcacgcctgtaatcccagcactttgggaggctgaagtgggcagatcacctgaggtcgggagttcgaaaccagcctggccaacatggcaaaatctcgtctgtactaaaagtacaaaaattagccgatgtggtagtgggcatctgtaatcctagctactcaagaggctaaggcaggagaatcgcttgaacccaggaggcagaggttgcagtgagccaagatcatgccactgcgccccagcctgggtgacagagtgagaatccatcaaaaaaaaaaaaaaaaaaggctgggtgcggtggctgacgcctgtaatcccagcactttgagaggccaaggcgggggaatcatgatgtcaggagactgagaccaccctggctaatacggtgaaaccccgtctctaccaaaactacaaaaaatttgctgggcgcaGCAGCgtgcgcctgtcgtcccagctattcgggaggctgaggcaggagaacggcatgaacccgggaggtggagcttgcagtgagccaagatcatgccgctgcactccagcctgggcgacagagcaagacaccatctccaaaaaaaaaaaaaaaaaaaaaaaaaaaaaaaaaaaaaaaaaaaaaggatcacatTGTATTTTGGTCTCCTTGAGAAATACTAAAATGAAGGTACCAAGAAATTGCTCTACTTTCTGTATATGGGTGTTTAAGAGCCAAGAAATATTGCCATTTagttaaatatttgaaagttCTGCACTAcctacatttttttcctgatattatCACGGTTTTCTTGCCTACAGATAGTATTAATATTGAAATACCAAGATTCCCAATTTGGACTTTATGAGCCGTGAGAAACCTTCATCAGTCCTTGGATCCTGAGGAAATTAGTGCATCTGATCAAAGACTATGAATAAAATTTTGGTTGTGGGGATTATTTCAGTATAGTGGTCCTGGagagaaaaaatggcaaattATTTAGGTGGTTCTATTTAACCCCAGATTATAACATTGCAGTCCAGTGCTTAAAATGATTAGTATATGTTTATGTAACTCTGctgggtctttttctttttctttctttttcttttctttttttttttttgagatggagtcttgctcttgtcacccaggctggagtgcaatggcgcgatctcagctcactgcaacctctgcctcccgggttcaagtgattctcatacctcagcctcctgagtagctgggattacaggcgcatgacaccacgcccggctaatttttgtatttttagtagagatgggggcttcaccatcttggccagtctggtcttgaactcctgacctcgtgattcacctgcttcggtgtcccaaagtgctgggattataggcatgagccaccacacctggcctcaatttttaaataaaattaaaataaaattttaaaaaattccacacTTAAACACTTACAGATTTTACCTGtaagacaggttctcacttttttgcccaggctggagtgcagtggcacgatcatggctcagtgcagccttgacctcctaggctcaagtgatcctccaacctcagcctcctgagtagctgggactacaagtgggcaccactatgaccagctaatttaaaaaagtatatatatatatatataagagatGGAGTATCTCGGGGGCTGGGCATgatgctcacacctataattccagcactttgggaggccaaggtgggtggatcacctaaggtcaagagtttgagaccagcctggccaacatggtgaaacctcatctctactaaaaatcaatacaaaattagctgggtgtggtggtgcacacttgtagtcccagctactttgggagcctgagacaggaaaatcacttgaacccaggaggtgaagtttgcagtgcgccgagaaggtgtcactgcactccagcctgggcgacagagggagactccatctaaaaaaaaaaaaaaaaaaaattgagtatctCATTATGTCGTccactttgaactcctggcctctagtgatcctcccacctcagcctgctaaagtgctgggattataggcatgagctactgtgcctgaccAGTGCTTATTTTTTATCTCCAAAATGGGATTagtatcacaaaatattttaatgccttCTGCACCCTTTAGTCTGTAAATAAAACCTGTAAATAATAATACACAGTTCCACTTCCTAAACATAAGCTcagttaatatttaatatcttgatttttttacagtattttttcctatgcttatttttctccctttgtttCCTTCTGGTCTATATTTTCCAAGATTCCTGCAATGGTATGATTTTGTAGTGAACAAATGCCAGCCCTCCTTCAACTCATCCCTCTGAAATGTCTATTATTAAGAGCatggtaaaaatatttaaa
This genomic interval carries:
- the RSL1D1 gene encoding ribosomal L1 domain-containing protein 1 isoform X1, translated to MEDSASAPPSSSASTATSASTPGAPTARKQLDKEQVRKAVDALLTHCKSRKNNYGLLLNESENLFLMVVLWKIPSKELRVRLTLPHSIRSDSEDICLFTKDEPNSTPEKTEQFYRKLLNKHGIKTISQIISLQTLKKEYKSYEAKLRLLSSFDFFLTDARIRRLLPSLIGRHFYQRKKVPVSVNLLSKNLSREINDCVGGTVLNISKSGSCSAIRIGHIGMQIEHIIENIVAVTKGLSEKLPEKWESVKLLFVKTDKSAALPIFSSFVSNWDEATKRSMLNKRKKEARRKRRERNFEKQKERKKKRQARKSASVLSKDDVAPESGDTTVKKPESKKEQTPEHGKKKRGRGKAQVKATDESEDEIPQLVPIGKTTPANENVEIQKHTTGKKSPTKSPNPSTPRGKKRKALPASETPKAAETPGKGPGKKQKIKEEAVKEKNPSLGKKDARQTPKKPGARFFTTLSKSVRKASHTPKKWPKKPKVPQSA
- the RSL1D1 gene encoding ribosomal L1 domain-containing protein 1 isoform X2; this translates as MTHRGSVPAPSLPGPGLARACAAEASRGVSHARLHEVKTRWRTRPPRRRLLQPRLQPPPRLQGPRQHGSSWTKSRTLPHSIRSDSEDICLFTKDEPNSTPEKTEQFYRKLLNKHGIKTISQIISLQTLKKEYKSYEAKLRLLSSFDFFLTDARIRRLLPSLIGRHFYQRKKVPVSVNLLSKNLSREINDCVGGTVLNISKSGSCSAIRIGHIGMQIEHIIENIVAVTKGLSEKLPEKWESVKLLFVKTDKSAALPIFSSFVSNWDEATKRSMLNKRKKEARRKRRERNFEKQKERKKKRQARKSASVLSKDDVAPESGDTTVKKPESKKEQTPEHGKKKRGRGKAQVKATDESEDEIPQLVPIGKTTPANENVEIQKHTTGKKSPTKSPNPSTPRGKKRKALPASETPKAAETPGKGPGKKQKIKEEAVKEKNPSLGKKDARQTPKKPGARFFTTLSKSVRKASHTPKKWPKKPKVPQSA